A genomic stretch from Chitinophaga lutea includes:
- a CDS encoding TraG family conjugative transposon ATPase, which yields MNHRHPLDDIMPIYKVEQDCIVSKQGDVTVAFRLHLPEIFTLSTDDYLQLHAAWVKAIRVLPNQTVLHKQDWFTQAHYQGQFESQDTSFLSHCNERHFHERPWLDHQGYLYLTKTATTTRSRMGLLDPRKSVSVLPHLPLSHTATEQFFDKVGQFIKILSDSGLITTQRLTTDELVSTTDRAGLLERYCYLLDTDQPVVQDIRLKKDLHIGQRRCQLFTLADTEDLPALCGPRINHDKYSSEKTKFSVGFAAPLGLLLDCNHIYNQYVVIADPAATLQELEKKRLRLQSLSAYSRENFLAKEATNEFLNEAIGDQRMALKAHFSILTWHESEADAKAVKNQVAAALSQLDARCKQETISTATLFWAGVPGAAAGLPTHETFDTFAEQAACFFANETNYRTSLSPTGIRFGDRLSGVPVKLDLISEPMKRGWCQNRNFFIVGPSGSGKSFLMAHLLRSLHATGSHLIIIDVGHSYKGLCDMLGGYYYTYTEANPIRFNPFIIEGELDTEKKESIKTLLLALWKRDNQGFTRAEYIALSNALQSYYKYLDAHPDIFPCFNSFYDFLNDQFIPELRAQGITANIFDVENFMYVLRSFYKGGEFDYLLNATENLDVLDQSFLVYELDAIKDHPILYIVAILTVMQVFITKMRRLKGVHKALIIEEAWKAIMREGMAEYVLYLVKTVRKYFGSLGVVTQEIDDTVKSPIIKDAIINNSDIKILLDQSKYQNKFSQIQDLLGLTDKDKTLILSMNKGIAPGDRYKHVTFMLGQHVTKVYRTEVSLEEYLTYTTEEKEKIQVQAYAEKYGSMAKGVAMLAAHIRAGGSL from the coding sequence ATGAACCACCGCCATCCACTGGACGATATCATGCCCATCTATAAGGTAGAACAGGACTGTATCGTGTCCAAACAGGGAGACGTGACCGTCGCCTTTCGGTTACACCTGCCCGAAATATTTACCCTCTCTACCGATGACTACCTGCAACTGCACGCGGCGTGGGTAAAAGCCATCCGCGTACTACCCAACCAAACTGTCTTGCACAAACAGGACTGGTTTACCCAAGCCCACTACCAGGGCCAATTTGAAAGCCAGGACACCTCCTTCCTGTCGCATTGTAACGAAAGGCATTTTCACGAAAGGCCATGGCTGGATCACCAGGGGTACCTGTACCTGACCAAGACTGCCACCACCACCCGTTCCCGTATGGGCTTGCTCGACCCGCGTAAATCAGTTTCCGTACTGCCGCATCTGCCGCTATCCCACACCGCCACAGAACAGTTTTTCGACAAAGTGGGCCAGTTTATTAAAATCCTGTCGGATTCCGGGCTGATCACCACTCAGCGGCTGACCACCGACGAACTGGTCAGCACCACCGACCGGGCGGGCCTGTTGGAACGCTATTGCTACCTGCTGGACACCGACCAACCCGTGGTACAGGATATCCGCCTGAAAAAAGACTTGCATATCGGTCAGCGCCGCTGCCAGCTCTTTACCCTCGCCGATACCGAAGACCTGCCCGCCCTATGCGGCCCGCGCATCAACCACGACAAATACTCGTCGGAAAAAACAAAGTTCAGCGTCGGTTTTGCCGCACCGTTAGGGCTGCTGCTGGACTGCAATCATATCTATAACCAATACGTAGTCATTGCCGACCCCGCCGCCACCTTACAGGAACTGGAAAAAAAACGCCTCCGGCTGCAATCCCTTTCCGCCTACTCCCGCGAAAATTTCCTCGCAAAAGAGGCGACCAATGAATTTCTCAATGAAGCCATTGGCGACCAGCGCATGGCCCTCAAAGCTCATTTCAGCATACTGACATGGCATGAGAGCGAAGCGGACGCAAAGGCCGTCAAAAATCAGGTGGCCGCCGCCCTGTCCCAACTCGATGCCCGCTGTAAACAGGAAACCATCTCGACCGCCACCCTGTTTTGGGCAGGGGTGCCGGGTGCCGCCGCTGGGTTGCCAACACATGAAACCTTCGACACCTTCGCCGAGCAGGCCGCCTGCTTTTTCGCCAACGAAACCAACTACCGTACCTCTCTTTCTCCTACCGGCATCCGCTTCGGGGATCGCCTTTCCGGGGTTCCCGTAAAACTGGACCTCATCTCCGAACCCATGAAACGCGGCTGGTGCCAAAATCGCAATTTTTTCATCGTTGGCCCATCCGGATCGGGTAAATCTTTCCTGATGGCGCACCTGCTGCGCAGCCTGCACGCCACCGGCTCGCACCTGATCATCATAGATGTAGGGCACAGCTACAAAGGTCTCTGTGATATGCTCGGCGGCTATTATTACACCTACACCGAGGCAAACCCCATCCGGTTCAACCCTTTCATCATCGAAGGCGAACTGGACACCGAAAAAAAAGAAAGTATCAAAACCCTGCTGCTGGCCCTTTGGAAAAGGGATAACCAGGGCTTTACCCGTGCAGAGTACATTGCCCTGTCCAACGCCCTGCAGTCCTATTACAAATACCTCGATGCACACCCGGACATATTTCCATGCTTTAATTCCTTTTACGATTTCTTAAACGACCAGTTCATCCCGGAGCTGCGCGCGCAAGGCATCACTGCCAACATCTTCGACGTGGAAAATTTCATGTACGTGTTGCGGTCTTTCTACAAAGGCGGTGAATTTGATTACCTGCTCAACGCCACGGAGAATTTAGATGTGCTGGATCAGTCCTTCTTAGTCTATGAGCTGGACGCGATCAAAGATCATCCGATCTTATATATTGTCGCTATCCTCACGGTGATGCAGGTATTCATCACCAAGATGCGCCGGCTCAAAGGCGTCCACAAAGCCCTGATCATTGAAGAAGCATGGAAAGCCATCATGCGGGAAGGCATGGCCGAATATGTACTCTACCTGGTTAAAACTGTCCGCAAATATTTTGGTTCGCTGGGCGTGGTGACCCAAGAGATCGACGATACGGTAAAAAGCCCCATCATTAAAGATGCCATCATTAATAATTCGGATATAAAAATCCTCCTTGACCAAAGCAAATACCAAAACAAATTCTCCCAAATACAAGACCTACTGGGCCTGACCGATAAAGACAAGACATTAATCCTTTCGATGAACAAAGGTATTGCCCCCGGTGATAGGTATAAGCATGTCACATTCATGCTCGGCCAACACGTCACCAAAGTCTACCGCACCGAAGTATCACTGGAAGAATACCTGACATACACCACCGAAGAAAAAGAAAAAATTCAAGTACAAGCCTACGCGGAAAAATACGGCAGCATGGCAAAAGGCGTCGCCATGCTGGCCGCCCACATTCGCGCGGGCGGTTCACTTTAA
- a CDS encoding conjugal transfer protein TraI yields the protein MLSKTFFLALMILLLAGVTAPPPARAQVFVLDLLKTAAKKVIRAIDLQVQRIQNRTIVLQNIQKELENVFSKLRLDEISDWSERQKQQYSHYFEELWRVKAVIAYYQKILRAIDRQKDMVEEYKRAFSLLRQDKHFSAAEIRYMYEVYTAIIGRSLQSAEQIVQLVTSFSLQMTDAQRLQLLETYQSEIDQYYVDMRRFTDRNIAVSISRAKTDEQASRLRQLYQQSPHPLP from the coding sequence ATGCTGTCGAAAACTTTTTTTCTCGCGCTCATGATACTGCTGCTGGCCGGCGTGACGGCACCACCGCCCGCCCGCGCACAGGTGTTCGTCCTCGATCTGCTCAAAACAGCTGCCAAAAAGGTCATCCGCGCCATCGACCTGCAAGTGCAACGCATCCAGAACCGCACCATCGTTTTACAAAATATCCAGAAGGAACTGGAAAACGTTTTTTCCAAACTCCGCCTCGATGAAATCTCCGACTGGTCTGAGCGGCAAAAACAGCAGTACAGCCACTATTTCGAGGAACTATGGCGGGTAAAGGCCGTGATCGCCTATTACCAAAAGATCCTGCGCGCCATCGACCGGCAAAAGGACATGGTAGAAGAATATAAACGGGCCTTTTCCCTGCTGCGCCAGGACAAACACTTCTCCGCCGCTGAAATCCGCTACATGTATGAGGTGTATACCGCCATCATTGGGCGCAGCCTGCAATCTGCCGAACAGATCGTGCAGCTGGTCACTTCCTTCAGCCTGCAAATGACAGACGCCCAGCGGCTCCAACTGCTGGAAACTTATCAGTCCGAAATCGACCAATACTATGTAGACATGCGCCGGTTTACCGACCGCAATATTGCGGTGTCCATCTCCCGCGCCAAAACGGATGAGCAAGCCAGCCGCCTGCGCCAGCTCTACCAGCAATCGCCTCACCCACTGCCATAA
- a CDS encoding TerB family tellurite resistance protein: MKQLFIYCLPLLLCASSSARAQSTELQQLALNIEKLAQLRSILNNMYRGYQIISRGYTTVKDISEGNFSMHRLFLDGLLAVSPTVRRYHKIAAIITMQQQIWQTYSRDRQRLRTLSVFSAGDIDYCMGVYSTLLDQSLRHLEDLLMVTTAGKLRMSDAERIAAIDRVFTATRRNLDATRQFSDHFKLAAAQRQAKQDQYLQLKKHYRHESH; this comes from the coding sequence ATGAAACAGCTATTCATATATTGTCTTCCCCTGTTGCTCTGTGCCAGCAGTTCGGCCCGCGCCCAGTCCACCGAGTTGCAACAACTGGCCCTCAACATTGAAAAACTCGCCCAGCTGCGCAGCATCCTCAATAATATGTACCGGGGTTACCAGATCATTTCCCGTGGGTATACGACCGTGAAAGATATTTCCGAGGGCAATTTTTCCATGCACCGGCTTTTTCTCGATGGCCTGCTGGCCGTCAGCCCCACCGTGCGCCGCTACCATAAGATCGCCGCCATTATCACCATGCAGCAGCAGATATGGCAGACTTACAGCCGCGACCGCCAGCGGCTGCGCACCCTGTCGGTATTCAGTGCCGGCGATATCGACTACTGCATGGGGGTATACAGTACGCTGCTCGACCAGTCCCTGCGCCACCTCGAAGACCTGCTGATGGTCACCACTGCCGGTAAACTGCGCATGAGCGACGCCGAAAGGATCGCCGCCATCGACCGGGTGTTTACCGCTACCCGCCGTAACCTCGACGCCACCCGCCAGTTCTCCGATCATTTTAAACTGGCCGCCGCCCAACGACAGGCCAAACAAGACCAATATCTCCAACTCAAAAAACACTACCGTCATGAAAGCCATTAA
- a CDS encoding conjugative transposon protein TraJ, translated as MKAINPRALLPFFSLLALCLLVPMLASAEFVAGVGDKMSAEFRQLVKVMQPLCKDLINTARALGGFGALWYIGYRVYKHLAAAEAIDFFPLLRPFFLSILIGIYPLALDTLNALLEPTVIATDAIVKKSRGDINDMMDKQIEAIFNPDYGELSGGMNQGDIKDWYQYEKKEGEDGQVSEGMQFSLGMIGDSIMWVIKAFFSWALQLVYLAAALCINVLRTFYLVILGIIGPLVLAISIYDGFAHTLVIWIGRYINVFLWLPICNLIAALTNRIYAGVLFMDADQGWTLKHSPTDITYLIFLFVAIYAYFSVPSIANFIVHASGGAALTQKMNSMVHSTFKAAGTAFGGPAGGAAAGSMTADKPGPDQQHGNMADAKNSEPYHKDAYQVSQIAGK; from the coding sequence ATGAAAGCCATTAACCCCCGGGCATTGCTGCCCTTTTTCTCCCTATTGGCCCTCTGCCTGCTGGTGCCCATGCTGGCCTCCGCCGAATTTGTCGCCGGGGTAGGCGATAAGATGAGTGCAGAATTTCGCCAGCTCGTCAAGGTCATGCAGCCGCTCTGCAAAGACCTGATCAACACGGCCCGCGCACTGGGCGGCTTCGGAGCATTATGGTATATCGGTTACCGGGTCTACAAACACCTGGCCGCCGCCGAAGCTATCGACTTTTTCCCTTTGCTGCGGCCATTTTTTTTGTCCATACTCATCGGCATCTATCCATTAGCGTTAGATACGCTCAACGCACTATTGGAACCTACCGTAATAGCCACCGATGCCATCGTTAAAAAATCCCGCGGGGATATCAATGATATGATGGACAAGCAGATCGAAGCCATATTTAACCCCGACTACGGCGAACTGAGCGGGGGCATGAACCAGGGAGATATCAAAGACTGGTACCAATATGAAAAAAAAGAAGGTGAGGATGGTCAGGTCAGCGAAGGCATGCAGTTTTCACTGGGCATGATCGGCGATTCGATCATGTGGGTCATCAAAGCATTTTTCTCTTGGGCCTTACAGCTGGTATACCTGGCCGCCGCCTTATGTATCAACGTCCTCAGAACATTCTATTTGGTCATATTGGGCATCATCGGCCCGCTGGTACTGGCCATCTCCATCTATGACGGCTTTGCCCATACGCTGGTGATCTGGATAGGTCGTTATATTAATGTGTTCCTCTGGCTGCCTATCTGTAACCTGATCGCCGCCCTGACCAATCGCATCTACGCCGGCGTACTGTTCATGGACGCAGACCAAGGATGGACACTCAAACATTCTCCTACCGATATCACCTACCTGATCTTTCTGTTCGTCGCTATCTACGCATATTTTTCTGTGCCATCCATTGCCAACTTCATTGTTCACGCCAGCGGAGGGGCCGCACTCACCCAAAAAATGAACAGTATGGTACACTCCACTTTCAAAGCGGCGGGTACAGCCTTCGGTGGCCCCGCAGGGGGAGCTGCTGCTGGTAGCATGACGGCAGACAAGCCCGGCCCGGATCAACAGCACGGCAATATGGCCGATGCCAAAAACTCCGAACCCTACCACAAAGACGCCTATCAAGTCAGCCAGATAGCCGGGAAATAA
- the traK gene encoding conjugative transposon protein TraK codes for MIFQSFRNIDTAIRHMRLFALALTLANCLVCGAVLYYADRTVTRLSAKVYVIAHDKLLEAVAENRSEKLPVELRHHVTMFHQSFYSLEPDEKVIERNLLKAFYLADGSAKAEADNLRESGYYTSIIAGNISQQVPPPDSIYLDRRTTPWHFRYYGKLVLIRATSIVTRSLVTQGYLRPTEASDNNPHGFLIERWQVLENKDLQIEKR; via the coding sequence ATGATCTTTCAGTCATTCCGTAACATCGACACCGCCATCCGCCACATGCGGCTGTTTGCGCTGGCCCTTACGCTGGCCAATTGCCTGGTCTGCGGGGCTGTACTCTATTACGCAGACCGCACCGTAACACGGCTATCGGCCAAAGTATACGTGATCGCCCATGATAAACTACTGGAAGCCGTAGCCGAAAACCGCAGCGAGAAACTACCGGTAGAACTGCGCCACCATGTGACCATGTTTCATCAGTCCTTCTATTCACTGGAACCCGACGAAAAAGTGATTGAGCGCAACCTGCTCAAAGCCTTTTACCTCGCAGACGGTTCGGCCAAAGCCGAAGCCGACAATCTCCGCGAAAGCGGCTATTATACGTCAATCATCGCCGGTAACATCAGCCAACAGGTACCCCCGCCCGATAGCATCTACCTGGACCGCCGTACCACACCCTGGCATTTCCGCTATTATGGTAAGCTCGTCCTCATCCGCGCCACCAGTATCGTTACCCGGTCATTGGTGACGCAGGGCTACCTGCGACCAACAGAGGCATCGGATAACAACCCGCACGGCTTTCTGATCGAACGCTGGCAGGTACTGGAAAACAAAGACCTCCAAATTGAAAAACGATAA
- the traM gene encoding conjugative transposon protein TraM, with amino-acid sequence MKPNVNKKKLPLLFLPLLAVPITLIAISLSAKHCGQQESEPSGKSAFNSKVPAANQQPQPKNKLEAYLAAQADSVKKSQALAGDPYAATDPVVIDPLPDQHMTYPRIAPARPGSQDREQQMEQRLADLYKALQPSPADSGGSVPPPIPARTEAEAPTAQLEQMMQMLQQQSGDDPEMAQLKSVLESALDLQYPQRVKNWLSAQASAARPKPVAVRLSPMDTDSSEQRPVTALAPAGNRFYPVTYSMTTATDPAATFVAAVIHDNQSVLERATVKLRTLQDIFIGADRIPRNSFIFGKATPQADRLMIEVTTVNFNQVIYPVKVTLFDGVDGMEGVRIERTIGNESSKESMTDAVSQLQLASLDPSIGQQAANTGLQAIRGLMNKKIKRKPVALKAGHQLLLKFEQP; translated from the coding sequence ATGAAACCAAACGTCAACAAAAAAAAGCTGCCGCTGCTGTTTTTGCCGCTGCTGGCCGTGCCCATCACACTGATTGCGATCAGCCTGTCTGCCAAGCACTGCGGTCAGCAGGAGTCCGAACCATCCGGCAAAAGTGCGTTCAATAGTAAAGTGCCTGCCGCTAACCAGCAGCCACAGCCGAAAAACAAACTGGAAGCCTACCTCGCCGCACAAGCCGATTCTGTCAAAAAAAGCCAGGCACTGGCCGGCGACCCTTATGCGGCCACCGACCCAGTGGTGATAGACCCGCTGCCCGACCAGCACATGACCTATCCACGCATAGCACCAGCCCGCCCCGGCTCCCAAGACCGGGAACAACAAATGGAGCAGCGACTGGCTGACCTCTACAAAGCACTACAGCCCTCCCCAGCCGATAGCGGTGGCTCTGTCCCGCCACCAATACCAGCCCGCACGGAAGCAGAAGCCCCCACCGCACAGCTGGAACAAATGATGCAAATGCTCCAGCAGCAAAGCGGTGATGATCCGGAAATGGCACAGTTAAAATCTGTCCTCGAAAGTGCCCTTGACCTGCAATACCCGCAGCGGGTGAAAAACTGGCTATCAGCACAGGCTTCCGCCGCCAGGCCGAAACCGGTCGCTGTGCGCCTTTCGCCAATGGATACTGATAGTAGTGAACAGCGACCGGTTACCGCGCTGGCCCCTGCTGGCAACCGCTTCTATCCGGTCACCTATTCGATGACCACCGCCACCGATCCGGCAGCCACCTTTGTTGCCGCCGTCATCCACGACAACCAATCTGTACTGGAACGGGCCACCGTCAAACTGCGCACTTTGCAGGACATTTTTATCGGGGCCGACCGCATCCCCCGCAACAGTTTCATTTTTGGCAAAGCCACCCCGCAGGCTGACCGGCTGATGATAGAAGTTACCACCGTCAATTTCAACCAGGTCATCTACCCGGTCAAAGTCACCTTATTTGATGGAGTGGACGGAATGGAGGGCGTACGCATCGAGCGCACCATCGGCAATGAATCATCCAAAGAATCCATGACCGACGCCGTTTCACAACTGCAACTGGCCAGCCTGGACCCCTCCATTGGCCAGCAGGCTGCCAACACCGGGTTGCAGGCCATCCGGGGCCTGATGAACAAAAAAATAAAGCGCAAGCCCGTAGCCCTCAAAGCCGGCCATCAACTGCTGCTAAAATTCGAACAACCTTAA
- the traN gene encoding conjugative transposon protein TraN: protein MRTIIFLLLLLNYLFLFDSVASAQSTRPLPGQTEVPPFRLEVGYDFTTVLRFPSPIYPSDRGTQQVIAQIEPSTSNILKLKAGERNFSPTSLHVYTHDNRVYAFELVYAEKPSCTTYDLSQLESSLKNLPAAGSSPKASAYQLATVCELVKFRLPFLQLADHRFGMGCRLQGIYLFGDHLLFDWELSNTSNIPYEIDFARFYMKDARRVKSSSTQQTALQPDYSDAQTLIGGNQTIRYVMAIPRTTIPDNKEFYFELFEKNGGRHLSLRIKNRHLLKARTL from the coding sequence ATGCGTACCATTATTTTTTTGTTGCTGTTGCTGAACTATCTATTTTTATTTGATTCGGTCGCCTCCGCCCAATCCACCCGGCCACTGCCCGGCCAGACCGAGGTGCCCCCCTTTAGATTAGAGGTGGGCTACGATTTTACGACCGTGTTGCGGTTTCCATCTCCCATCTATCCGTCCGACAGGGGTACCCAACAGGTCATTGCCCAAATCGAACCGTCTACCTCCAATATTTTAAAACTCAAAGCAGGAGAAAGAAATTTTTCACCCACCAGCCTGCATGTGTATACGCACGATAACCGGGTGTATGCCTTTGAACTGGTCTATGCCGAAAAGCCCAGCTGCACCACCTACGACCTGAGCCAGCTGGAAAGCAGTTTAAAAAACCTGCCTGCTGCCGGCAGTAGCCCGAAGGCCAGCGCCTACCAGTTGGCTACCGTCTGCGAACTGGTGAAATTCCGGCTACCCTTCCTACAGCTGGCAGATCACCGCTTCGGCATGGGGTGCCGCCTGCAGGGTATTTATCTGTTTGGCGATCACTTGCTCTTTGACTGGGAACTGTCCAACACTTCCAATATCCCCTATGAAATTGACTTTGCCCGTTTTTACATGAAAGATGCCCGGCGTGTAAAATCCTCCTCCACCCAACAAACGGCTTTGCAGCCCGATTACAGCGACGCCCAAACGCTGATCGGCGGCAACCAGACTATCCGGTACGTAATGGCCATCCCCCGTACGACCATTCCCGATAACAAGGAGTTTTATTTTGAACTGTTTGAAAAAAACGGCGGGCGTCATCTTTCCTTACGGATAAAAAACCGCCATCTCTTAAAAGCCAGAACACTGTAA
- a CDS encoding PDDEXK nuclease domain-containing protein: protein MNVERQLLQDVTAILEAARSRAAAAVNTAMIRAYWLVGQRIAEQEQNGKRAAYGEALIKTLSRQLSGQFGSGFSVASLKSFRQFYLTFPALGATGQLPSALSWSHYRLIMRVTDTNSRNYYLREAAQQNWTVRQLDRNIQTLYYERLRRAAAGTDLSPTSAENIPPTIPPVSNNPTPVSTNTPPGTPPTNPAPPADSFFKDPYVFEFLNVAQPFSGSERDLETTLIAHLQHFLLELGKGFAFVGRQVRVPTETADYYVDLVFYNYLLKCFVLFDLKLGRLSHADVGQMDMYVRLFDELKRGEGDAFTLGVILCTDKDETVVRYSVLADNPRLFAARYQLYMPSESELIAEIERGLSAHRHQRQD from the coding sequence ATGAATGTTGAACGGCAGCTATTACAAGACGTAACCGCCATTTTGGAAGCGGCCCGCAGCCGTGCCGCTGCCGCGGTCAATACCGCCATGATCCGGGCCTACTGGCTGGTCGGCCAGCGCATCGCCGAACAGGAACAAAATGGTAAACGCGCGGCCTACGGCGAGGCGTTGATAAAGACCCTCTCCCGGCAACTCTCCGGCCAGTTCGGTAGCGGCTTTTCGGTGGCCAGCCTTAAATCGTTTAGGCAGTTTTATTTGACCTTCCCCGCGCTGGGCGCCACCGGGCAGTTGCCCTCCGCACTCTCATGGAGCCACTACCGGCTGATCATGCGGGTCACGGACACCAATAGTCGCAACTATTACCTGCGCGAAGCCGCGCAGCAAAACTGGACGGTACGCCAGCTGGATCGCAATATTCAGACCCTGTATTATGAACGCCTGCGCCGTGCAGCTGCTGGTACCGATCTTTCACCTACCAGTGCCGAAAATATTCCCCCCACTATTCCCCCGGTTTCCAACAACCCAACCCCAGTTTCCACCAATACACCACCAGGTACACCACCCACAAACCCGGCTCCGCCCGCCGACAGTTTTTTTAAAGACCCCTATGTGTTCGAGTTCCTGAACGTGGCCCAACCCTTTAGCGGCAGCGAACGGGATTTGGAAACTACGCTGATAGCGCACTTGCAACATTTCCTGCTCGAACTGGGAAAAGGGTTTGCTTTCGTGGGCAGGCAGGTGCGAGTACCGACCGAAACGGCAGATTACTACGTGGATCTTGTCTTTTACAACTACCTGCTCAAATGTTTCGTGCTGTTCGACTTGAAGCTGGGAAGGCTGTCCCATGCCGACGTAGGGCAGATGGATATGTACGTGCGGTTGTTTGACGAGCTGAAACGTGGCGAGGGAGATGCGTTTACATTGGGCGTCATCCTTTGCACCGATAAAGACGAAACGGTGGTGCGCTACTCCGTATTGGCAGATAATCCCCGGCTTTTTGCCGCCCGTTATCAATTATACATGCCCTCTGAGAGCGAACTGATCGCTGAAATTGAGCGCGGGCTTTCGGCGCACCGGCACCAGCGGCAGGACTGA
- a CDS encoding DUF6943 family protein produces the protein MQTFSLKSHLPDRAAQPSAFFVQSRGRNTGRPSYAPRRNCYVIACQEQDLSVTYWLVYALWKSGHFRRNLQGTRTPYIRVGHMRHLIARAVRRYAHELEPVQQLQKTLQSEMRLIRELDRVARMRTVLLADLIDHIA, from the coding sequence ATGCAAACATTCTCGCTCAAATCGCACCTTCCCGACAGGGCCGCGCAGCCCTCCGCTTTTTTCGTGCAGTCCCGCGGACGCAACACGGGGCGGCCTTCCTACGCTCCCCGGCGTAATTGCTATGTCATTGCCTGTCAGGAACAAGACTTGTCCGTGACTTACTGGCTGGTGTATGCGCTTTGGAAGTCCGGCCACTTCCGGCGTAACCTGCAAGGCACCCGCACCCCTTACATCCGGGTAGGCCACATGCGCCACCTGATTGCGCGGGCCGTTCGCCGCTACGCCCATGAGTTGGAACCCGTACAACAACTTCAAAAAACCCTGCAATCTGAAATGCGCCTCATCCGTGAGCTGGACAGGGTGGCCCGTATGCGCACTGTCCTGCTGGCCGACCTGATCGACCACATTGCCTAA
- a CDS encoding ArdC family protein: MMKQATTARRDIHQEVTDIIIRQLETGTIPWRKPWDRSKKMQEITVTLPENGTTGSRYRGINILMLWGTFFSNGYTSPQWASYKQWGATGQQVRKGEKATMIVYYNTREVEKDGEIEKIPFIRFSYVFNRCQLDSYDPGVTDSTPAVDLVDRIAAADEFVTHTGATVLHDGGNRAFYRHADDSIHMPPPPLFIDTPGCSATEGYYSTLLHELTHWTGAPHRMARNMGKTHGDRNYADEELVAELGAAFLCAGFGINRLDNGQHAAYIQSWLPKLKDSKYAIFTAASEASKAVDFLYQLQPHPVTETAELVEA, translated from the coding sequence ATGATGAAGCAAGCCACCACCGCCCGCCGCGACATTCACCAAGAGGTAACGGATATCATTATCCGACAACTGGAAACCGGCACCATCCCATGGCGCAAGCCGTGGGACAGGTCTAAAAAGATGCAGGAAATCACGGTGACCCTGCCGGAAAACGGCACCACCGGCAGCCGGTACCGGGGTATCAACATCCTGATGTTGTGGGGTACCTTCTTTTCTAACGGCTACACCTCCCCGCAGTGGGCCTCCTATAAACAATGGGGCGCAACAGGCCAGCAGGTACGCAAAGGGGAAAAAGCGACCATGATCGTGTATTATAATACGCGGGAAGTCGAAAAGGATGGCGAGATCGAAAAAATCCCATTTATCAGATTCTCCTATGTATTCAACCGCTGCCAGCTGGACAGCTACGACCCCGGCGTAACCGACAGTACGCCCGCAGTGGATTTGGTAGATCGTATCGCAGCAGCCGACGAGTTTGTCACCCACACCGGCGCAACGGTATTGCATGATGGCGGTAACCGGGCCTTTTACCGCCATGCAGACGACAGCATACACATGCCGCCGCCACCCCTGTTTATTGATACGCCCGGTTGCTCTGCGACCGAAGGGTACTATTCCACGCTCCTGCATGAACTCACCCACTGGACGGGCGCACCCCACCGGATGGCGCGGAATATGGGTAAAACACACGGCGATAGAAACTATGCCGACGAAGAACTGGTGGCCGAGCTGGGGGCCGCATTCCTGTGTGCAGGCTTTGGCATTAACCGGCTCGATAACGGCCAACATGCCGCCTACATTCAGTCATGGCTGCCAAAACTAAAGGATAGCAAATACGCCATTTTCACCGCTGCCTCCGAAGCCTCCAAAGCGGTAGACTTTCTTTATCAGCTACAACCCCATCCCGTAACCGAAACCGCCGAACTGGTAGAAGCATAG